From a region of the Lactuca sativa cultivar Salinas chromosome 4, Lsat_Salinas_v11, whole genome shotgun sequence genome:
- the LOC111894381 gene encoding protein FAR-RED ELONGATED HYPOCOTYL 3-like, producing MNYDTAIGKQRNAQQKLEHDTKNAKHEMTLPSGLLEHAVAVYTKKNFYEVELKLPEKEVKCSCNHFIRTDILCRHIFVVLKNNHIEEIPEQYILRRWRRDAIPSHLLAMKHVAMEIEDDTFKLLREAYNNIEYCLDHFKRSKEKLLEFVEKTRTLKQAAMEFGSSNQTSSDNDEEEIIRMLGIRSIPDEINIHPPASIRTKGSGTKKRMVSAIEKVVAAAKKKNQNVHKLQSIC from the exons ATGAACTACGACACCGCAATTGGAAAGCAACGAAATGCTCAACAGAAACTAGAACATGATACAAAAAATGCAAAGCATGAAATGACACTTCCAAGTGGCTTACTAGAACATGCAGTTGCGGTTTACACTAAAAAAAATTTCTATGAG GTTGAACTAAAGTTGCCTGAAAAAGAAGTTAAATGTTCATGCAATCACTTCATACGTACTGACATTTTGTGTCGTCATATTTTTGTTGTATTGAAAAACAACCATATTGAAGAGATTCCAGAGCAGTATATTCTAAGAAGATGGAGAAGGGATGCAATTCCCAGCCATTTGCTTGCCATGAAACATGTTGCCATGGAAATAGAAGATGACACCTTTAAACTTCTAAGAGAGGCATACAACAATATTGAATACTGCTTGGATCATTTCAAAAGAAGCAAAGAGAAATTGTTGGAATTTGTTGAAAAAACACGTACGTTGAAGCAGGCAGCAATGGAGTTTGGCAGTTCCAACCAAACATCATCTGATAACGATGAAGAAGAAATTATTCGGATGCTTGGAATACGCAGCATTCCTGATGAAATAAATATCCATCCACCTGCATCTATACGTACCAAAGGTAGTGGAACTAAGAAAAGAATGGTTAGTGCTATTGAGAAAGTCGTTGCAGCTGCAAAGAAAAAAAACCAGAATGTGCACAAGTTGCAATCAATATGTTAA
- the LOC111880535 gene encoding protein FAR1-RELATED SEQUENCE 5 — protein sequence MGKIPNKSTDTLDPEGSGRNKRNSNFKITDCKALIKFERLHMQTNACKIYEFEENHNHPLETKEERRYSKRARRLSYKDKEFIVRSSTSNIGATKAHKLQASLQGGYENVGPEAIDYKNFRMKVGNIIGDKDAQLVVDKMNMRKDELHHYTFEYKCVDSVLNAMFWADETDKLYYKEFGDVISFDATFRTNKYGMIFVPFTAIDNHKRSINIGAGLLSNESIESYRWLLEAFLKAHVKHPQLVLTDQDPAILQAVEAIFPTSNHRLCMWHIMKKLQAKVSADFLKNTDFRKRFTKLVWNVYIEPEVFESRWKLLMRKFKLQDKIWFKDMYRD from the exons ATGGGTAAAATACCTAACAAATCAACTGACACTTTGGATCCTGAGGGAAGTGGAAGGAATAAACGAAACTCAAACTTCAAAATTACGGACTGCAAGGCATTGATAAAGTTTGAAAGGTTACATATGCAAACTAATGCTTGTAAAATATATGAGTTTGAAGAGAATCACAACCACCCCCTAGAGactaaagaagaaagacggtatTCCAAACGTGCACGACGACTTAGTTATAAAGACAAGGAGTTTATAGTGCGTTCTTCAACATCTAACATTGGTGCAACAAAGGCACATAAGTTACAAGCTAGTTTGCAAGGAGGTTATGAAAACGTTGGCCCTGAAGCAATTGATTATAAAAATTTCAGAATGAAGGTGGGAAACATTATAGGTGACAAGGATGCACAGCTGGTTGTTGACAAAATGAACATGAGGAAAGATGAGTTACATCATTACACATTTGAGTATAAATGTGTTGATAGTGTGTTAAACGCAATGTTTTGGGCAGATGAAACCGATAAGTTATATTACAAGGAGTTTGGAGATGTGATATCATTTGATGCTACATTCCGAACAAATAA GTATGGAATGATTTTTGTGCCGTTTACAGCCATTGATAACCACAAACGTTCAATAAACATTGGGGCAGGTTTGTTAAGCAACGAGTCAATAGAATCTTATCGTTGGTTGCTCGAAGCTTTTTTGAAAGCACATGTAAAACACCCTCAATTAGTGTTAACAGACCAAGATCCAGCAATTCTACAGGCCGTTGAAGCAATATTTCCTACTTCTAATCATCGTTTATGTATGTGGCACATCATGAAAAAACTACAAGCCAAG gtTTCAGCCGATTTTTTGAAAAACACTGATTTTCGTAAGCGTTTTACAAAGCTTGTTTGGAATGTCTATATCGAGCCTGAAGTGTTTGAATCAAGGTGGAAATTGCTTATGAGAAAATTCAAACTACAGGACAAAATATGGTTCAAAGACATGTACAGGGATTGA
- the LOC111894434 gene encoding probable leucine-rich repeat receptor-like protein kinase At1g68400: protein MAAPPPSHLHTILSIFLFFFLLHLSLLHATPPPSNHPDLAPLLSFKSSSDISNKLSSWKNSSDPCDRSSGFYGVSCLHNRVTGLVLEDLNLHGRFDSLTSLVKLRVLSLKRNRLVGPIPDLSNLTSLKLLFLSYNQISGEFPPLLPSLFRLDLSHNNLSGSIPATLNRLSQLLTLRLEENQFSGSIRFLNLSSLQDFNISMNNVSGEIPASLSGFSDSVFLNNPVLCGFPLLRCKEPEIPSDVSSSPTSLPWTAAVPSNKKSGNNKMSTLAVVAIIIGDVLVLALVSLLLYCYFCQKSGEESINEKKNVQHVEKTAYPTPPVSSFEKGRMVFFDGARRFELEDLLRASAEMLGKGGLGTAYKAVLDDGHVVAVKRLKEVVTGGKREFEQQMEVLGSLRHPNVVSLKAYYFAKDEKLLVYDYMTNGNLFWLLHGNRGPGRTPLDWSTRLKIAAGAARGLAFIHTTGTSVKIIHGNIKSTNILLDKSGNACVSDCGLSSFTPPTAAPRSAGYRAPELSTAGNNRSKPTQKSDIYSFGVLLMELLSGKSPSMVDNSGVLDLPRWVQSVAREEWTAEVFDLELMRYKDIEEEMVQLMHIALSCTSGALDQRPTMEHVVKMINDIDGAEEMSARNDSFDLVSSNSPSVIET, encoded by the exons ATGGCGGCACCACCGCCGTCGCATCTGCATACCATACTATctatcttcctcttcttcttcctcctccacCTCTCTCTCCTCCATGCCACTCCGCCACCTAGCAACCACCCAGACCTAGCTCCATTACTGTCGTTCAAATCGTCCTCGGACATCTCAAACAAGCTCTCCTCCTGGAAAAACTCATCGGACCCATGTGACAGGTCCTCCGGCTTCTACGGCGTCTCATGCCTCCATAACCGAGTCACCGGACTCGTCCTTGAAGACCTTAATCTACATGGACGATTCGACTCACTCACCTCCCTCGTTAAGCTTCGTGTCCTCTCTCTGAAACGCAACCGTCTCGTCGGTCCAATTCCCGATCTCTCCAATCTCACTTCTCTGAAGCTGCTTTTCCTATCTTATAATCAGATCTCCGGCGAGTTCCCGCCATTGTTACCCTCTCTATTCCGTCTCGATCTGTCCCATAACAACCTCTCCGGCAGTATTCCGGCTACACTCAACCGTTTGAGTCAATTGTTGACTTTACGTTTAGAGGAAAACCAGTTTTCGGGTTCGATTCGGTTTCTGAATTTATCGAGTTTACAGGACTTTAATATTTCTATGAACAACGTTTCCGGCGAAATACCTGCAAGTCTTTCGGGGTTCTCCGATTCCGTTTTCTTAAACAACCCGGTTTTATGCGGATTCCCACTTCTCCGATGCAAGGAACCCGAAATACCCTCTGATGTGTCGTCATCTCCGACCTCCTTGCCTTGGACGGCGGCAGTGCCTAGTAATAAAAAATCTGGAAATAACAAGATGAGTACTCTCGCCGTTGTAGCCATTATAATTGGAGATGTTTTGGTACTGGCATTAGTGTCGTTACTACTGTACTGCTACTTCTGTCAGAAATCCGGCGAAGAATCGATAAACGAGAAGAAGAACGTTCAGCACGTGGAGAAGACAGCGTACCCAACTCCGCCGGTGAGTTCGTTTGAGAAGGGTAGAATGGTGTTTTTTGATGGAGCGAGGAGGTTTGAACTGGAGGATTTGTTGAGAGCGTCGGCGGAGATGTTGGGTAAAGGTGGGTTAGGGACGGCGTACAAGGCGGTGTTGGATGACGGGCATGTGGTGGCGGTTAAGCGGCTGAAGGAGGTGGTGACTGGTGGTAAACGTGAATTTGAACAGCAGATGGaggttttagggagtttacggcatcCTAACGTCGTTAGTTTGAAAGCTTATTATTTTGCAAAAGATGAAAAATTGCTTGTCTACGATTACATGACTAACGGCAACTTGTTCTGGCTTCTTCACG GAAACAGGGGCCCAGGAAGAACACCATTGGACTGGTCAACAAGGCTGAAGATAGCAGCCGGAGCAGCCAGAGGCCTGGCTTTCATTCACACCACCGGCACCTCCGTTAAAATCATCCACGGCAACATCAAATCCACAAACATCCTCCTCGACAAATCCGGCAACGCCTGCGTCTCCGACTGCGGCCTCTCCTCCTTCACCCCTCCAACTGCCGCCCCAAGATCCGCCGGCTACCGTGCACCTGAACTATCAACGGCCGGCAACAACCGTAGTAAGCCCACTCAAAAATCCGACATCTACTCTTTCGGGGTCCTGTTAATGGAGCTTCTCTCCGGAAAATCCCCATCCATGGTGGACAATAGTGGGGTTCTGGACCTGCCACGGTGGGTTCAGTCGGTGGCGAGAGAAGAATGGACGGCGGAGGTGTTTGATTTAGAGCTGATGAGATACAAGGATATTGAAGAAGAGATGGTCCAGCTGATGCACATTGCTTTATCGTGTACCTCAGGTGCACTGGATCAACGCCCTACCATGGAACATGTTGTGAAAATGATCAACGACATAGATGGAGCTGAGGAGATGTCAGCGCGGAATGACTCCTTTGATTTGGTTTCTTCTAACTCGCCTTCGGTTATCGAGACGTGA